GACATAGGATTACGGTCGAATTATATCCAATAAATTGCCGCCTACCACGGAGCGATCCGTTCCCTTCCCGGCAGCAGCTCGAATTTTTCATCGTAGTCCGACAACGGATTGCGCGGGATCGCCGGCGCACTCTCGATTTTCAGCAGCCGCTCCCTGTACGCGGCAAGATACCGCGCGCGCGCTTCTTCCGGCGCGAGCATCGCGCCGAACGCGACGAACGGCTCCAGCACGTCGAATCCGCAGAACTGCAGCGTCCCGTGGACTATCGGCCAGAGGATCACGTTTATGTCGCCGTTGAGGCCGCGCGGCGAGTAAATCGTCTCGGGCCCGCCCGTCGTAAGCGCGAGCATCGCCTTCTTTCCTTTCATCAGTCCCGTGTCGTACCAGACCCCGAAGTCATACGCCCAGCCGACGGCCAGCACCCGGTCGAACCATCCCTTCAGTATCGCCGGCACCGAAAACCACCAAAGCGGCGAATGGAATATAACCAAATCCGCCCAGGCCAGTTTCTCCTGCTCGGCCGCGACATCCGGCGCGTGCGTCCCTGTCTTGGACGCGTGCCCCTGCTCGAAGAAAACCTGCAGGTAATCCGGATTCATCCGCGACTTGAAATCCGCCGCGCCCGCGCAAGGCTGGAATCCGCTCCGGTACAGGTCGGAGCGCCGGACGGAATGTCCCGACGCGGACAGCGTTTCGACCGCGAGATCCGCAAGCGCGCCGCTGAAGCTTTTCGGCTCCGGATGCGCAAAAACGATCAGTACGTTCATTCGACCACCTTGAAAATCAAAGCTTTGTACCGCGAGCGCGCGCAAAATCCCGCGATGCGCGAGCCGCTGACCAAGAAAGCCGCGCGTTTTCGCGAGTTTGTGAAAAATGAGTGCCTTTGAATCCGGCTCCGGCTAAAACGCCCGGCCGCTGAAATACCGCGCTATTGCGATCGCGCCGTCAACGAAAGCCATATACAACAGTAAACCCGCGGTCGCCGCAAGCGCGGCCGTCAGCGCCGCTTTGGCGGCCGTCCCAGCTGCCTCCGGAAGCCGAAAAGAAAGTCCGCGGCGATTGATACTGATCTCCGCCTCGTCCAAGGCGGCCGCGGCCGCAAGCCTTGCGCGGAGTTTATCGTCCACCCGCCGATTTATTGCGGCATCCAAAGCGTCGCCGTACTTGCGCTTGAATTCGAACAATTCTGAAGCGGTCAGCTCGCCACGCTCCAGCCTTTCGGCAATAAGGTCGAGCTCGCGCTCTTGAAAGAACAGTTCACGTTCGCTAATCGCCATTTCTTTCACCCGCCCAGCATGACTGGCAAACGGTGAAATTGTTCGATCGCGGTGGTCTTTTCCGCCTTCAGGAAGGCGGATTCGGCAATCTAAACCTCTGGAGGGTCGGCGCCGTAGTTGACCCATTCCTCTTTCGACGGGCCGTACACTCCTGGCACCGGCAGCCCGGCCTGGCGCATCAGCACGGTCATCTGGCCGCGGTGATGCACCTCGTGCGTCACCAGCACGAACAGCGTGAATCCGCGCTTCCACGTTTCGCCGTACATGTCGTCCTCGACGTCCAGCGTTTCGTCCGTCCACTCGGATTGAACAGCTTTGGCGATCGCGTCGGACGCAGACGAATACGCGCGGAATATCTCCTCGGAAGCGGCCGGGACGGGCGCGTCTTCGGGCGGCGCGTCAACTTGAAGCCCTGTGCGCGCGATCATTTCGCCCAGCGTCAGCGTGATGTGCCACGCCATCCGGCCGAGCGTGCGATGGCCATCCGCCACGGCCTGACCCAGCGATTCGTCCGTGAGCGCGGCGAATATCTTGCAGGTATTGGCGCTTTCCTCCGTCCAGACTTTCAAAAAATCCTCGATGCGGCGAAACATGATTTTCTCCTTGCAAAACGCCGCGTGGATGAGCAGCGCGGGCCGCGCATTCTAGCGGATCGGTTTTGGATTTACAATCGGCGCGGGGCCGCTAAAAACCAAGCAATTTCTAATGCGCGCCGGCGCCGTACTGCGCCATTTCCTCTTTCGTCGGGCCGTAGATGCCGCAGATGGGGATTCCCGCCTGGCGCATCAATACCGTCATCTGGCCGCGATGGTGCGCCTGGTGAGAGATTAAAATGTCGAGCGTGAAGCCCTTCTTCCAATCATAGCCGAAGACCTTGTCGGTTTTGTCAAGGTCGGCGTCCGTCCACTTGGCCTTGACCTGCTCGGCAAAGTCCGCGGCGTATCTGTTATATGCGTCGCGGATTTCCTGCGCGGAGGTCGGAGTGGGCGGCTGGTCGGTGGTGGGAGCATCGGGGAAATCAAGTCCCGTCTGCGCGCCGATGACCGGAATGACCATCGCCAGGTGGTACGCGAGGTCGCCCAGCGTCATGAAACCGTCCGCGATCGGAACGCCCAGTTTGTCGTCCGTTAGATTCTCGAAAAGCTTGCTCGTCGTGCCGGACTCGAAAGCCCAAGTGCCTGCAAAATCCTCAATCTTTCTGAACATCGCCTGACCCTTTTAAAACAGAATGAAGGTAAAGAGTGATATCAAGTGGCCAGCATTTTTAGCGCAATCGGCGGGATTTTGTATCCATAGCCCGTCGTCTCCTCGAACCAGCGCGCGAGCGATAGAAGCTTCGCGTCCCGGTAGCGCGCGCCGATCATCTGGAATCCGACGGGGAGCTCGATTTCGCCCTTGTCGTTTCGGCAGAGGTTTTGCAGCTCCGGCGTGACTCCGATAGCAATGGCATCTTTGCTAAGCGGATCTTCGCGAGCCATTATGGATCTTTTGGCGGGTACTAAACCGCAAGGCAGGCTGATGGCGCAGGTTCCCGCGAGGTTGGCGATAACCGTCGCGATATCGGACATGTACATTTGAACCGGGTCTTCCATTCGCTCGCCAATTTGAAATGCCGGGTCAAGCGTAGTAGGACACACCAAAGCATCGTACTCGCCGCACAGCCGCGCCACCTCCGCGGTTATCGCTCTGCGCAGCGCGCGCGCCTTGTTGTAGTACGCGTCGTGGTATCCCGCGGATAACACGTATGTGCCCAGCAGGATTCGCCGCTTGGTTTCCTCGCCGAAGCCGCGCTCCCCCCCCCTGCGCGAAAGATACATCGCCATCAGCCCTTTGTCGGTGTGGCCGTCCGGGCCGTAGCGCACGCCGTCGAACCGCGCGAGGTTGCTGGAGCATTCCGCGGTTGTCATTATGTAATACGCAGGCAGCGTTATGTCCCACATCGGAAAGGAAATTTCCGTTATTTCCGCACCGGCGGATTTCATGCGCTCGATTGCGCTCCATAATTGCACCGCGACGCCGGAATGCAGAAGCTTCGTATCGGTCAATTCCTTTATTACACCGATGCGCGGTTTTTTCGCATACACCGGATCGCTTTCCGCCACGAAATCCGGTACCGGCGAAGGGACGCTGCACGTCGAATCGAGCGCATCGGGATAACACACCGCGTTGAGCAAAAGCGCGACGTCCAGCGCGCATTTTGCAAAGATGCTGGGCGAGTCCAGCGACGACGCGTACGCGATAAGCCCGAACCGCGACAAAAGCCCGTAAGTGGGCTTGTACCCCACGACGCCGCACAGCGCCGCCGGCTGGCGCACGCTTCCGCCCGTATCCGTCCCCCATCCGATCGCGGCCTGGCACGCGGCCACGCTTGCCGCCCCCCCCCCGGAAGAGCCGCCAGGGACGCGGCCCAAGTCCCACGGGTTGCGGCACGCGCCGTACGCCGAAGTTTCGGTCGAGCTGCCCATCGCGAATTCGTCCAGGTTCGTTTTGCCGACTACGAAGTTGCCCGCCGCGCGCGTGCGCGCCACGACCGTCGCGTCGTACGGCGGACGGTAGCCTTCGAGAATCGGGCTGCCCGCGGTCGCGCAAAACCCGCGCGCGGTGAAAATATCCTTTACCGAGACGGGCACGCCCGTCAAATGCCGCCGGCCGCGAAGCATTTCCGGATCGGCCTGCCCGGCAAACGCGCCCGAGCCGCCGTCTCCGTTAGTGCGCGATTGCACCGTTTCGATTTCCGGCTCCGGCGATTCCGGAAGCTCGATAAACGCGTTCAGGTATTCGTCCATCCGCCGAGCGAATTCGCACTGCGTCCGCAGATGCTCGACCGGATCTATTTCGCCTGCGGCGATTCTGGCCATCAGCTCGGATGCCGATATGGTCAAAGCATTGCGCGGATCGGGCACTTACACCCCCCCCTCGCCGAAATCCGCGGAATCCGCGGCCGCGCCTTCTGCGCCGCCAGCTTCCTCGTCCCCCACGACGAGCGGGACGACGTACCTGTGCGCAAAATCGTCCCCCCAATCGAACTCCCGCGGCGAATCCTCCCGCAGCGGCAGCGCGTCGAGGTAGCTAAGCGCGCCCGCGCCCGCCGCGTCGCGGCCCACGCCTTCCGCGTGTCCGCTTGCCCGCACGGCGTCCACGAATTCGAGCAGCGCCGAAAACTTGCGAGCGAATTCCTCCCGCTCGCCCTCTGACAGCGTGAGCCGGGAAAGCTTGAGTAGGCGGACAAGAAGCAGGTCCAGTTCGGATGCATCCACGGCCGGATATTAGCACAGGGGCGTCCGGCAGACTCATTTACTTGAATGCCCGCCTTGATGCGATTGTCATAAGCAACCACAACTATGCGCATTATTGCTAGGGTAATGACAAGACAGAGCATCTTGCGTTAAGGTAAGCCTATTAGCGGAATTCAGCCGCAGGAGGCAAGACCATGAATTGGAGAATTTTGACTGCACTGGCCGTTGTTTCAGCCGTTGTTCTGCTCGCGTTCGGATGCCGGGGAAAGGGCAAGCATGCGCCGATTGCCAAGAAAGACAAACCCGTTGCAACGGAGCAAACGCCGCAAGCGGCTGCCGCGACCGAACAATACCGCATTGCAAGCGAAATTAACAACGACAGTAGCTTTTCTTGGGCAGGACTTGTTTCTGAGCAAAGTATCTATCCGTTCAAGGAAGATGGCGAAATAGATTACGATGAACCCGCCCCTCCTGAAACCATGACTAAATTTGAGCGCTATTTGCAATATGACCAGATGGAGTTATTTAAGGATCTCTATTTTTCAGCGGCCCTTATGGACTTCGCGTATTCTTCATTGGGAGGAAAAACCTCGGTGGGGCAAGGAGGAACATCCGCTCCACATGCGCTTCTAATTGCCGATGTTTATCGGACCGAAATGCCAGTGCAAACATATGTTCGCCTTAATGCAGGTCTAAGCCAAGGCGATGAATCCGGCCCTCCCACAGCATATCTGTGGGATTATCTGAATCCAATAGGGCAGCCTCCCATATTTTTTCCGGGAAGAAGCCAGCCTAATGGTGAATTTGACGGAGGTCCCACAACTAGCCCTTTTATAGATGTGCTGATCGAACCTCAGTTTGCAGTTGGCAAATTGGAATTTGTTGTTCGCGTGTTTGATGACGACGGAGGATATGACACTACTGGAGTTGTTGTTGACTTCAACGGCGGTTGGCCGAACATTTTCTCCAGTTCATTCGCATGGAATGAGCAAGAGCAGGCCCCATATTGCGCTTTTTGCTGGTGGGATTTGTATCCTATTGTAGGACTTGAAGGCTCGACTCCGCCTGCCGTAATATTAGCCAAGCCAAATATACAGGCAGAGAAAACCGGCGCTTATCAACTTCTTGTTGCAGAAAACAAAAGCCTTGTTAATAACTTGTTTTCGGAACCTGGCGCGCCAGTCAGGATCGACTTGCGCGGTTCACTTAATATTCCTTATGCGGCATACACCCGAATACGAGGCACAGTTAATCCAACAGGAGACGGTAGTTGGGAGCCTGCAATCCGATACGCAGATGTAAACGGAGAATTCCATGAGGAGGCTATTTACAGGTGGTCAGGAGACTATGTTGTCGCACGATTACCAGTAGTTCCATTTCCAACTGACTCGGACCTGGTGTTTTGGCAATATCCACCCTATTTTGGCTTTACTGATAGCTTTGGCGCATTTGCCTTCCCGGCAAGGTACATGTATCCCAAAACCGAAAACCCCCTAGGCGAAGACGATTGGGAGTACCGAAGGGGCCTATATGCTTTTGAGAGATCCGCATCTGGCAATTGGTACGAGTTTTACAGGCCGCTTGTCACTTGTCTTCCCGAAGAAGTAGCCATTTCAGAAATAGATAGCTTTGATATCGATTTGGCCTCTAGCGGAAATTTGGTTGGCGTAGCAAGCGTGAGAAATACTTTTCCGAATGGAGATGAGCGAGAAGAAGCCCGTGTGTTTTGGTGGACTCGAAATCCAGGGAGTGGATACGCGCGCCCGAAATGGATTGAAAACACTTGGATTAATGATCAATCCTATCGAAACCTACTGGAGGAAGAAGGCACGGAGCCGGATACCCAGCTTGGTTGTTGGGCCGATGGGGAAATGATAGACAATATTGCCTATTATATTAGCTATGCCAGTTACGGGAAAAGAAACAACAGCGACGGCAAGTATCGTATTTATGCCGTTAGGCTTCCATTGTATACAACATCAAGTCAGTTTGGAAATGCATTCAAGGAGCTAGTATATGAAGTCTCCGGCAGCGAATCGGGGCCTGTTATTATGACCCAAATTACGTGCCCCGATTTTGCAAACGGGCCTATGGTGTCGTTTTGGGAGTACATCCCCTCGGAGGATGCGTGGCACCTGATGGTTTATATGAGATCAGACAATGCAGATTGGGGGCATGGCGGAATCGACGACCAAAACAAATGGGTTGGATGGGGGAACAACGATGATGAACTAGGCTTAACCCCATTTACTGGAATCTTTATCGACGCTCAACAGGTTGCGCCAAACGGGCTGAAAATACCTAACTCGGAGTTGTTCCATGCCATTCCAGTATCAAGCCAGATCTTAAGTCATGAGTTTAACGCCCGCCTTTCGGGGCTTTCAGGCGAGGTGATGATTGCATATACATCCGGGTTAAACGGTATTCAAGGGGCCGGGGGCCTCCCGCAATTATCACTTTCCGCCGCGCGAATAGCCACAAAGGCTGCGGTAAGCAACTGGCAGCAGGATTAGCCGTTAGCCAATTAAATTTGCCGCATCTTTTTAGCTTTGCCAAGCATACTTCAATCCATACATGTTTCGCTCGCCCTGGAAATAGGCGACCGATGGCTTGCCTGTTGTCGGAGAAAACTTAATTGAAGGGTATGTGCCAACCTGGATGGTTCCTCCTGCGCCGTCGTCAATATCGCTTATGGTGAAGCTTCCGCCATTTTTGACAGCGAGCTTAAGCGATTGAGTTGGCGCATTGTAAAACGCAATAGTAGGAATCCCGCTGGGACTAAGCGTCATATTAACGTTTTTGGCTGAAGAGGATCCGCTGGTTGCAACCAAGATTTTGCTCCAGGCGGTGCCTGTGTATTCGGCGTACCAAATTTCGAATGTTCCGGTCAGGAAGTAGCAGACAACCGGATTGCCTGATGGGTTGACAAGAACCGTGATATATTTGGCGCTGTTGGACTCCGCCGCAGGCTTTGTATAAATATTCGTCCTCGTCCAAGATGAGCCAGTCCACCTATAGCAGTTTAATTGATTAATGGGGACCGGAGTTCCGGGAGGATCCAGCAAATCCCACTTGTCTGTGGAATCGTAACAAACCACAATGGGATTGTTCGACGAGTCGAATGTGCAGCTGGTCGCCGTCGCGCGATAATCTGGCATATCCTCAGGCGATCCCCAACTGGATCCGTTGTATCGAATCACATAATGCTGGTTCGGAGCGCTCCCATTTACGTTTGCGGCAAATGCATTGCCATTGCTGGCAAACGCAATGCTTGCATCGGATCCGTAGCTTTCGTTAAGAGCACCGTTGCCGTTCATGAGTATTTGAAAATCCCACGAAGATCCGTTCCATTCCGCCTTCTTTAATGAACCTGCAAAATCGGATGCCAAATATTTATATACTATAACAGGCATCGAAGCGGAGTTTAACGTAATAAAAGCATTGGAGCCAGCATATCCGCTACCGCCATTGTCAACTACAGTCTTGTTCCATGGTCCGGTCTTTACCGCCTGCATTAAGTCAGTATTTGGCTCATTTTGATACGCAATCACCGGAGTGCCGTTGGGCAAAAACACCAGGCTGCAGTGCGTGCCGATTTTGCTTGTCCCAGGCCCCTCTACGAACTCCTTCACCCAGGCGCCCGGAGGGCCGGTGCAGATGAGCTGGAAGTCGAACGTATCCTCTCCCAGCGCATTCGTCACGGTGAGGGACGCGTCGTAGTTTCCTTCCGCGCCGAGCGTGACGGTCGGCGAAGCCGCGGACGAAATGTTCGGCGTTGCGCCGCCTCCGAAATCCCACGCGTAGGTGAACGGCGGGGTGCCGGTGACGGTCGCGTTGAGCGTCAGCTGCGTTCCTTCCTGGCCCGCGGTCGGCGAGACGCCGGTGATTTCGGGAGGCGCGGGCGCGGCGCCGACGGTCAGCGTGAAATCGAAGCTGTCCGAGCCGAACGCGTTCGTCACGGTCAGGTTGGCGCTGTATTCGCCCTCGGTGGCGGAAAGCGTGACATTCGGGGATTCCGCGGACGAAGTGTTCGGGCTTGCGCCGCCGCCGAAATCCCACGAATAAACGAGAGGCGCGTCGCCGGTCACGGTCGCGGTGAAAGTCACGTTTTCTCCCGTTTGGCCGTTCGTCGGGCTGACGCCCGTGATATCGGGCAGGTTGCCGACGCCCAGCTGCCAGTCGAACGTGTCGCTGCCGAACGCGTTGGTCACGGTCACGCTTGCGTCGTAAACGCCGGAAGTGGAAGAAAGCGTGACCGTCGGGCTTTCGTCGGTGGAAGTGTCGGGCGTCGCGCCGCCGCCGAAATCCCATGAATAAGTCAGAGGCGCGGTGCCGGCGAGAAGGTTGACGGTGAACTGGACGCTCGAATTCGGCTGGCCGCCGGTCGGCGTGACGCTTCCGATGTTCGGCGCGTCGGCGCCCGCAAGCGTGAACGCCGCGGACGAAGCGAAGTCGGGCGGCTCGTTTGCATCGCGCACTCCGAAGAAGTAGTTTCCGGAGAAGATGCCCGCGCCCGCCGTGTCAATGTCCACGCTGCACCATCCGTAGTGCGAATCGGATGTGGTCTTGTTTATTGAAAGCTCCACAGTGCCGGGGATGCTCGTGTCGAACGCGCCGTAATTGAAGTAAAGCGCGGAGCCTTCCCACTGCGAAAGCGGCCAAGTGGGGGACGCGGCGCTGGAATAGATGCCGAAGAGCACGTTGTACCTGGCCTGATAATTGAGAGCGATAGGAGTAATGTCGGAAACCCCCACAAACAGGTCGCCGTCCCCGTCAATGAAGCTTTGGACGTTGTCCTGTACGCCGTCGGTCACCGACGTGTTGAAATGCAGGGCGATGGGGGTGACGTCCGCCACGCCGACTTCGCCGTTAAGGTCGTAATCGCCCATCAGGTAATAACGCCAGGCGATGTTCGTGATTCCGCCGCCAACGTCGGTAACGACTAGGCGCAAAAGCGGAGTCGCGGGCGAGCCTTGAGACGGCGTGCGGCCGGATTGAACGGCTTCGACCTCCTCGACCAGCTTGTCGGCGAGCATCTGGAAAACGTCCGGATCCACGCCGTCCGGCACTTCGTACTTTGCAAGATCGGCCCTGACGAGATCGACGGGCGAGGATATGCCGGGAGAAACGGCGGAGTGGCGGCCGCCGGAGCAGCCGAGCAGAAGTCCCGCCGCGATCGCGGCGACCATAATCAGAAGATGATGACGGTAAACCATCGGAAATTCCTCCTTATGAAGCGAGACGATTCATTATATCAGAAAATTCCGTGGTGCGGGCGGCCGGCGCCGGATTCCGCCGCGCTTGTGAGCCGCCGCGCCCTTCCGCCCTTAAGGCGGCCAAATTGACACTCGCGGGCGGCTGTGTTATTCTCAGGAGCCTGCGGGGAGGGCACCAAGGAGTGTAGTGAATGCAGAAAAAACTTGGCGACATGCTCGTCGACGAGGGAATTCTTTCCCTCGACAAGTTGAAAGAAGCCCTGGACAGCCAAAAGCAGTCCGGTAAGCGCCTCGGCGAGGTGATTATCGAAATGCAGCTGGCGGTCGAGGAAGAAGTTCAGGACGTCCTCGCCAAACAGCTGGGCATCGAGAAGGTCGACCTCTACGAGGAGCGCATCGATCCCGAGGCGGCCAGGCTGATTTCGCCCGACCTGAT
The window above is part of the bacterium genome. Proteins encoded here:
- a CDS encoding NAD(P)H-dependent oxidoreductase, producing MNVLIVFAHPEPKSFSGALADLAVETLSASGHSVRRSDLYRSGFQPCAGAADFKSRMNPDYLQVFFEQGHASKTGTHAPDVAAEQEKLAWADLVIFHSPLWWFSVPAILKGWFDRVLAVGWAYDFGVWYDTGLMKGKKAMLALTTGGPETIYSPRGLNGDINVILWPIVHGTLQFCGFDVLEPFVAFGAMLAPEEARARYLAAYRERLLKIESAPAIPRNPLSDYDEKFELLPGRERIAPW
- a CDS encoding DinB family protein, with the protein product MFRRIEDFLKVWTEESANTCKIFAALTDESLGQAVADGHRTLGRMAWHITLTLGEMIARTGLQVDAPPEDAPVPAASEEIFRAYSSASDAIAKAVQSEWTDETLDVEDDMYGETWKRGFTLFVLVTHEVHHRGQMTVLMRQAGLPVPGVYGPSKEEWVNYGADPPEV
- a CDS encoding DinB family protein; its protein translation is MFRKIEDFAGTWAFESGTTSKLFENLTDDKLGVPIADGFMTLGDLAYHLAMVIPVIGAQTGLDFPDAPTTDQPPTPTSAQEIRDAYNRYAADFAEQVKAKWTDADLDKTDKVFGYDWKKGFTLDILISHQAHHRGQMTVLMRQAGIPICGIYGPTKEEMAQYGAGAH
- the gatA gene encoding Asp-tRNA(Asn)/Glu-tRNA(Gln) amidotransferase subunit GatA; translated protein: MPDPRNALTISASELMARIAAGEIDPVEHLRTQCEFARRMDEYLNAFIELPESPEPEIETVQSRTNGDGGSGAFAGQADPEMLRGRRHLTGVPVSVKDIFTARGFCATAGSPILEGYRPPYDATVVARTRAAGNFVVGKTNLDEFAMGSSTETSAYGACRNPWDLGRVPGGSSGGGAASVAACQAAIGWGTDTGGSVRQPAALCGVVGYKPTYGLLSRFGLIAYASSLDSPSIFAKCALDVALLLNAVCYPDALDSTCSVPSPVPDFVAESDPVYAKKPRIGVIKELTDTKLLHSGVAVQLWSAIERMKSAGAEITEISFPMWDITLPAYYIMTTAECSSNLARFDGVRYGPDGHTDKGLMAMYLSRRGGERGFGEETKRRILLGTYVLSAGYHDAYYNKARALRRAITAEVARLCGEYDALVCPTTLDPAFQIGERMEDPVQMYMSDIATVIANLAGTCAISLPCGLVPAKRSIMAREDPLSKDAIAIGVTPELQNLCRNDKGEIELPVGFQMIGARYRDAKLLSLARWFEETTGYGYKIPPIALKMLAT
- a CDS encoding PKD domain-containing protein — its product is MVYRHHLLIMVAAIAAGLLLGCSGGRHSAVSPGISSPVDLVRADLAKYEVPDGVDPDVFQMLADKLVEEVEAVQSGRTPSQGSPATPLLRLVVTDVGGGITNIAWRYYLMGDYDLNGEVGVADVTPIALHFNTSVTDGVQDNVQSFIDGDGDLFVGVSDITPIALNYQARYNVLFGIYSSAASPTWPLSQWEGSALYFNYGAFDTSIPGTVELSINKTTSDSHYGWCSVDIDTAGAGIFSGNYFFGVRDANEPPDFASSAAFTLAGADAPNIGSVTPTGGQPNSSVQFTVNLLAGTAPLTYSWDFGGGATPDTSTDESPTVTLSSTSGVYDASVTVTNAFGSDTFDWQLGVGNLPDITGVSPTNGQTGENVTFTATVTGDAPLVYSWDFGGGASPNTSSAESPNVTLSATEGEYSANLTVTNAFGSDSFDFTLTVGAAPAPPEITGVSPTAGQEGTQLTLNATVTGTPPFTYAWDFGGGATPNISSAASPTVTLGAEGNYDASLTVTNALGEDTFDFQLICTGPPGAWVKEFVEGPGTSKIGTHCSLVFLPNGTPVIAYQNEPNTDLMQAVKTGPWNKTVVDNGGSGYAGSNAFITLNSASMPVIVYKYLASDFAGSLKKAEWNGSSWDFQILMNGNGALNESYGSDASIAFASNGNAFAANVNGSAPNQHYVIRYNGSSWGSPEDMPDYRATATSCTFDSSNNPIVVCYDSTDKWDLLDPPGTPVPINQLNCYRWTGSSWTRTNIYTKPAAESNSAKYITVLVNPSGNPVVCYFLTGTFEIWYAEYTGTAWSKILVATSGSSSAKNVNMTLSPSGIPTIAFYNAPTQSLKLAVKNGGSFTISDIDDGAGGTIQVGTYPSIKFSPTTGKPSVAYFQGERNMYGLKYAWQS